Proteins from one Candidatus Poribacteria bacterium genomic window:
- a CDS encoding alkaline phosphatase family protein, translating into MKKRKVLILCIDAGSHDYLAASDLPTIRQLAKTGFYVHANAVIPSVTNVNNVSIATGTFPETHGITTNYHVDRATGKGEFIEDNRFLLAPTLFETAKACKFADKTALFVTKKKLLRMLEAGTDIAVAAEDPPPEYIHTAGPVEPIYSVEINWWLLRAVRETLRKDDPELVYCSTTDWVQHKYAPDEDLSQQHLVELDRIIGKIIDEEPEREIYITADHGMLEKTTALDPGRVLTEQDIPASSIPIIKDRYIAHHGNLGGAAYVFLKNQADITEAIQILLNTPGIEEAYAAEEAAQTFRLHRERIGDIFVLADKTTVFGELEVAVEPTAVRSHGSRHESYVPIIGYNSPWSATDFEYNVDVGRLFLESL; encoded by the coding sequence GTGAAAAAACGAAAAGTTCTCATCCTCTGTATCGATGCGGGTAGCCATGATTACCTCGCAGCGAGCGATCTCCCGACCATCCGCCAGTTGGCAAAAACCGGATTCTATGTACACGCCAACGCCGTTATCCCCTCCGTTACGAATGTGAACAACGTGAGCATCGCCACCGGAACATTCCCCGAAACGCACGGCATCACGACGAATTACCATGTAGACAGAGCAACCGGCAAAGGCGAATTTATTGAGGACAACCGTTTCCTTCTCGCTCCGACGCTGTTTGAGACCGCAAAAGCCTGCAAATTCGCAGACAAAACAGCGTTATTTGTGACGAAGAAAAAGCTGCTACGGATGCTGGAAGCGGGGACGGATATCGCTGTCGCCGCTGAAGACCCACCGCCCGAATACATCCACACAGCGGGACCGGTTGAGCCAATTTATTCCGTTGAAATCAACTGGTGGTTACTCCGCGCTGTCCGAGAAACGCTGCGTAAAGACGACCCTGAACTCGTCTACTGCTCAACAACAGATTGGGTTCAACACAAATACGCGCCCGACGAGGATCTATCCCAACAGCATCTTGTAGAGTTAGACAGGATTATCGGGAAAATTATTGATGAGGAACCGGAACGCGAGATTTACATCACAGCCGATCACGGGATGTTAGAGAAGACTACGGCACTTGACCCGGGCCGCGTACTCACAGAACAGGACATCCCCGCCAGTTCAATCCCAATTATCAAGGATCGGTACATTGCACACCACGGCAACTTAGGGGGTGCTGCTTATGTATTCCTTAAAAATCAAGCGGATATAACCGAAGCGATCCAAATTCTTTTGAACACACCCGGCATTGAAGAGGCTTATGCTGCGGAAGAGGCAGCACAGACGTTCCGACTCCATCGCGAGCGGATCGGCGACATCTTTGTGTTAGCAGATAAAACGACTGTTTTTGGTGAATTGGAAGTAGCAGTAGAACCGACCGCAGTGCGTTCACACGGATCGCGCCACGAAAGTTATGTGCCGATCATCGGCTATAACAGCCCTTGGTCAGCAACAGATTTTGAGTATAACGTTGATGTTGGAAGACTATTTTTAGAGAGTTTATAG
- a CDS encoding integrase core domain-containing protein, with protein MLIDIFTRMIRGWKLSQYLNTSLTLKPLEEALHRSVPEIHHSDQGVQYLSNAYISTLRYHDIEISVARRECPWENGYAERLIRTLKEEEVHLNDYKDVIEARGHIGHFITQVYHQKRSHLALGYLTPIEFKGRYLSSLC; from the coding sequence GTGCTCATAGATATCTTCACCCGAATGATAAGAGGGTGGAAACTCAGTCAATATTTGAACACATCTCTGACCTTGAAACCTTTGGAAGAAGCCCTACACCGAAGCGTCCCAGAGATCCATCATTCTGATCAAGGCGTGCAGTATCTTTCAAATGCCTACATCTCAACGCTCAGATATCATGACATTGAGATTTCTGTAGCACGGAGAGAATGTCCTTGGGAAAACGGATACGCCGAAAGATTGATCCGAACGCTCAAAGAGGAAGAAGTTCATCTCAACGACTACAAGGATGTCATAGAGGCGAGAGGTCACATCGGTCATTTTATCACACAGGTATATCACCAAAAACGCTCTCACTTGGCGTTAGGGTATTTGACACCTATTGAATTTAAAGGACGATACTTGTCTTCACTTTGCTAA
- a CDS encoding DUF1080 domain-containing protein, whose amino-acid sequence MLTEKEKNEGWISLFDGETLTGWGATGNAEGWVIDDGSILCTVQGGKYLYTEGHYDNFILALDYKTEPKVNSGIFIRWADLDDAVQSGLEIQILDTHGKEPTDSHDCGALYDALAPTRNTCKPAGEWNQMTITCDGSIVAVSLNGEEIVRADLDEWDTAHQNPDGSRNKFGIPLKDFPRSGHIGIQDHGGKIWCRNIKVKPL is encoded by the coding sequence ATGTTAACAGAAAAAGAAAAAAATGAGGGATGGATATCCCTATTTGACGGTGAGACACTCACCGGTTGGGGAGCCACCGGAAACGCTGAAGGATGGGTTATCGACGATGGAAGTATTCTCTGCACCGTTCAGGGCGGAAAATACCTCTACACTGAAGGACATTACGATAATTTCATATTGGCACTCGATTACAAAACCGAGCCGAAAGTCAACAGCGGAATTTTCATCCGATGGGCAGACCTTGACGATGCCGTTCAGAGCGGGCTCGAAATTCAGATATTAGATACACACGGCAAGGAACCTACGGATAGCCACGACTGCGGCGCACTCTATGATGCACTGGCACCGACTCGGAACACCTGTAAACCCGCAGGTGAGTGGAATCAGATGACCATCACCTGTGATGGCAGTATCGTTGCTGTGTCGCTCAACGGTGAAGAAATTGTCCGCGCGGATCTCGACGAATGGGATACGGCACATCAGAACCCGGACGGAAGTCGAAACAAATTCGGCATTCCGCTCAAAGACTTCCCGCGGAGTGGACATATCGGCATCCAAGACCACGGCGGCAAAATCTGGTGCCGAAACATTAAGGTCAAACCGTTATAG
- a CDS encoding tetratricopeptide repeat protein: MYNTNGSSELTKLIFKNSANEEKLKQLLISNYSEADLTAYLRSKDPLLGRAAGFALRLIGSSEVIPALIDALRETDRGTRFNAEYALWEIWSHSGDDDVDAMLEDGKNLLKNEAYQQAVECFTTVIETDPDFAEGYNQRAIAYFMLEEWSQSIRDCKRTVALNPNHFGAFAGMGHVYVRLGKLDEALEAYKQALVINPNLISIAEAVLRLRGQIQDK; encoded by the coding sequence ATGTATAACACCAACGGATCTTCCGAATTAACGAAGCTGATATTCAAGAATTCGGCGAACGAGGAGAAACTCAAACAACTTCTGATTTCTAACTATTCGGAAGCCGATCTTACTGCTTATCTGCGTAGCAAAGATCCGTTGCTTGGGCGCGCTGCCGGATTTGCCCTTCGGTTAATTGGGAGTTCAGAAGTGATCCCTGCATTGATAGATGCACTCAGAGAGACTGACCGTGGGACGCGCTTCAATGCTGAATACGCGTTGTGGGAAATATGGTCGCACTCTGGTGATGACGATGTTGACGCGATGCTTGAGGATGGAAAAAACTTACTCAAAAATGAGGCGTATCAGCAAGCCGTTGAATGCTTTACCACCGTAATTGAGACAGATCCAGATTTTGCCGAAGGCTATAATCAACGCGCAATCGCTTATTTCATGCTTGAGGAATGGAGTCAATCCATCCGTGATTGCAAACGGACGGTCGCCCTTAACCCGAATCACTTCGGTGCGTTCGCCGGAATGGGGCATGTTTATGTCAGACTCGGTAAGCTTGACGAGGCACTTGAGGCATACAAGCAAGCGTTGGTTATTAACCCAAACCTTATCTCTATTGCTGAAGCGGTTTTGCGGCTCCGCGGTCAGATACAAGACAAGTAA